One genomic segment of Vagococcus intermedius includes these proteins:
- a CDS encoding formate--tetrahydrofolate ligase, with protein MKIPTDIEIATETTMLPIKNIAEKMELQEDSYELYGKYKAKINSHELKKMSNKKNGKLILVTAISPTPAGEGKTTTSVGLADGLAKIGKRAMLALREPSLGPVFGMKGGATGGGYAQVVPMEEINLHFTGDFHAIGVANNLLAALIDNHIHHGNILNIDSQKITWKRVVDMNDRQLRHIVSGLQGKVNGVTREDGYDITVASEIMAILCLSNNIVELKDKLRQIIIGYNSSGDPVTAGDLKAEGALTALLKEAINPNLVQTLNHTPALIHGGPFANIAHGCNSILATKLAMKYADFAITEAGFGSDLGAEKFIDIKCRMADIQPDAVVLVATIRALKMHGGVSKKELNKVNKDAILEGLPNLKQHLVTIKEVYGLPVVVALNKFETDTAEELELVKEYCLSNQTEVVLSEAWEKGADGSVALAESVVRLANQTNDFSYVYDLTDSIEDKLTKVVQKVYGGNGVTFSKKAYKELNELNRLGFSNYPICMAKTQFSFSDQVSLIGAPKDFDINIASLKISAGAGFIVALTGSVMTMPGLPKHPASEGIDVNEDGDITGLF; from the coding sequence ATGAAAATACCGACGGATATCGAGATAGCAACTGAAACAACGATGCTACCTATTAAAAATATAGCAGAAAAAATGGAACTTCAAGAGGATAGTTACGAATTGTATGGAAAATACAAAGCTAAGATTAACAGTCATGAATTAAAAAAGATGTCCAATAAAAAAAATGGTAAGTTAATACTAGTTACTGCAATTAGCCCCACACCTGCTGGTGAAGGAAAAACAACAACTTCTGTTGGCTTGGCTGATGGGTTAGCTAAAATAGGTAAGCGAGCAATGCTGGCTTTAAGAGAGCCCTCTTTAGGACCTGTCTTTGGCATGAAAGGTGGCGCAACCGGTGGTGGTTATGCCCAAGTTGTCCCAATGGAAGAAATCAATTTACATTTTACAGGTGATTTTCATGCCATAGGTGTTGCAAATAACTTGCTTGCTGCCTTGATTGACAATCATATTCATCATGGAAATATATTAAACATTGATAGTCAAAAAATCACATGGAAAAGAGTCGTAGATATGAACGATCGACAATTACGTCATATTGTCAGTGGTCTACAAGGAAAAGTAAATGGTGTAACAAGAGAAGATGGATACGATATAACTGTCGCTTCAGAAATAATGGCAATACTGTGTTTGTCTAATAACATTGTTGAATTAAAAGATAAGTTAAGGCAGATAATTATTGGCTATAATAGTTCAGGGGATCCGGTTACTGCTGGTGATCTAAAGGCAGAAGGTGCTTTGACAGCTTTATTAAAAGAAGCGATTAATCCTAATTTAGTTCAAACATTAAATCATACACCAGCTCTTATTCATGGTGGCCCATTTGCCAATATTGCACATGGTTGTAACAGTATACTAGCAACGAAGTTAGCAATGAAGTATGCTGATTTTGCGATTACCGAAGCTGGTTTTGGTTCTGACTTAGGTGCAGAAAAATTTATTGATATTAAGTGTCGTATGGCGGATATCCAGCCAGATGCCGTTGTCCTTGTTGCAACAATCCGTGCTTTAAAAATGCATGGTGGCGTATCTAAAAAGGAATTAAATAAAGTTAATAAAGACGCAATTCTTGAAGGCTTACCTAATTTAAAACAACATTTAGTAACGATTAAAGAAGTTTATGGGTTACCGGTTGTTGTTGCTCTTAACAAATTTGAAACAGATACTGCTGAAGAGTTAGAGTTAGTCAAAGAATACTGTCTGAGTAATCAAACAGAAGTGGTTTTATCGGAAGCTTGGGAAAAAGGAGCGGATGGTAGTGTAGCGTTGGCAGAAAGCGTGGTCAGATTGGCTAATCAGACGAATGATTTTAGCTACGTTTATGACCTAACAGATAGCATTGAAGATAAGCTAACTAAAGTTGTTCAAAAGGTTTATGGTGGAAATGGTGTTACCTTTAGTAAGAAAGCTTATAAAGAATTAAATGAGCTAAATAGACTAGGATTTAGTAACTATCCAATTTGTATGGCAAAAACACAATTCTCATTCTCAGATCAAGTAAGTTTAATCGGTGCTCCAAAAGATTTTGATATTAATATTGCCAGTCTAAAAATATCAGCCGGAGCAGGCTTCATTGTCGCTTTGACAGGCAGTGTCATGACAATGCCTGGTTTACCTAAGCATCCTGCATCAGAAGGTATTGATGTGAATGAAGATGGGGATATTACAGGATTATTTTAA
- a CDS encoding autorepressor SdpR family transcription factor: MGMSETLKAISDPIRRQILEMLKKGAMSAGDIADKIDLTNATVSYHLSLLQKAELIEKRKEKNFIYYELNLSVFEDVLVWIQSLGGK; the protein is encoded by the coding sequence ATGGGGATGTCAGAAACATTAAAAGCTATTTCAGATCCAATTAGGCGTCAAATTTTAGAAATGTTAAAAAAAGGAGCAATGTCAGCAGGTGATATTGCGGATAAGATAGATTTAACCAATGCCACAGTCTCTTATCACTTGTCTTTGTTACAGAAGGCAGAGTTGATAGAGAAACGTAAAGAGAAAAATTTTATTTACTATGAATTAAACTTATCAGTCTTTGAAGACGTTTTAGTTTGGATTCAAAGTTTAGGAGGAAAATAA
- a CDS encoding DUF1648 domain-containing protein, which produces MTKSDKKIMYFTTLVTLSPIILGVFYYEDLPAKMAIHFGINNTPDGFASKNVALFVLPLLLGGIQIFSCVVNDRKKNSNMPQPKFETLVKWVIPIISIVVYGVTLAVGLGKDLDIRKIVIFLIGLIVVVIGNYLPKLSSTYLTTPQPGYHLGDGIADVEIKKIYNRKTGYLFVISGLMMLVSIFLSEKVSIVALALLIVGSIGLGIYYRFIYKK; this is translated from the coding sequence ATGACAAAATCAGATAAAAAAATCATGTATTTTACAACTTTGGTGACCCTATCACCCATTATTTTAGGAGTGTTTTATTACGAAGACCTACCTGCTAAAATGGCGATTCATTTTGGAATTAATAACACACCAGATGGGTTTGCTAGTAAAAATGTTGCCTTATTCGTTTTACCATTATTGTTAGGTGGCATACAAATTTTTTCATGTGTTGTTAATGACCGTAAAAAAAATAGTAACATGCCGCAGCCTAAATTCGAGACTCTTGTTAAGTGGGTTATACCAATCATAAGTATAGTAGTCTATGGCGTGACCTTAGCAGTAGGATTAGGAAAAGACCTAGATATTAGAAAAATTGTGATATTTTTAATTGGGCTTATCGTCGTAGTAATCGGTAACTATTTACCCAAATTAAGTAGTACGTATTTAACAACTCCTCAACCAGGCTATCATTTAGGAGATGGCATTGCCGATGTCGAAATAAAAAAAATATATAATCGTAAAACAGGCTATTTATTTGTAATAAGTGGTTTAATGATGTTGGTTTCCATCTTTTTATCTGAAAAGGTTTCAATCGTTGCTTTGGCATTATTAATTGTAGGAAGTATTGGTTTGGGAATTTATTATCGTTTTATTTATAAAAAATAA
- a CDS encoding isochorismatase family protein has protein sequence MLADCLLVIDLQVGLDTVEAPLHELERIVYEVNQRIALYRSVKRPIIFIQHEDERLVNGSSLWELLAGLNNDSVDYYVSKKTANAFYHTILPDILRHLNVKSIEFCGAQTEYCMDTAIRFAHGNGYYCYMKPNLHTTSRNKLASAETIIKHHEAIWRSWFLKS, from the coding sequence ATGTTAGCAGATTGTTTGTTAGTCATTGATTTACAAGTAGGTCTTGATACAGTAGAAGCCCCCTTACATGAACTAGAACGCATTGTATATGAAGTAAATCAGCGAATCGCTTTATACCGTTCGGTAAAGAGACCTATTATTTTTATTCAACATGAAGATGAACGCTTAGTAAATGGTTCCTCTTTATGGGAATTGTTAGCTGGTTTGAACAACGATTCAGTTGACTATTATGTTAGTAAAAAGACAGCTAATGCTTTTTATCATACAATATTACCGGATATATTAAGGCATCTCAACGTTAAATCGATTGAATTTTGCGGGGCACAAACAGAGTATTGTATGGATACAGCTATTCGTTTTGCCCATGGAAATGGCTATTACTGTTATATGAAACCTAATTTGCACACAACTTCACGTAATAAGTTAGCATCGGCTGAAACAATCATCAAGCATCATGAGGCAATATGGCGCAGTTGGTTTTTAAAAAGTTAA
- the hutH gene encoding histidine ammonia-lyase → MTKTVILDGNSLTLSDVISVARNFDEVTISEEAIQAVHDSRKIIDTIVKNKEITYGVNTGFGSLVKVSIPEDEAQRLQENLIRTHSCGFGNNFKEDEVRAIMLIRINSLLKGYSGIRLTTINTLVEMLNKNLIPYIPEKGSLGASGDLAPLSHMVLPMLGLGQAYYEGELMDGEEAMDKANISIINLAAKEGLALINGTTVLTAIGALATYDAGVLLKLSDIAGALSLEVHNGIIDAFSEEIHLIRPQKGQLDTAKNIRSLLQQSTLTTAATAERVQDAYTLRCIPQIHGASKDTVAYVKEKVEIELNSVTDNPLVMRSGKVISGGNFHGEPLAQPFDFLGIGSAEIGNVSERRIERLINTNLSGLPSFLVKHPGLNSGFMITQYAAASLVSENKILAHPASVDSIPSCENQEDFVSMGTIAARKARDILDNSTRIVATEIMAACQAIDFILDKGTLGVGSKAAYETFRHSVKFIENDQDIQMFNELEKATDLLKNGELLREVEKKVSLII, encoded by the coding sequence ATGACTAAGACAGTGATATTAGATGGCAATAGTTTGACCTTGAGTGATGTTATCAGTGTAGCAAGAAATTTTGATGAAGTGACTATTTCTGAGGAAGCTATTCAAGCAGTTCATGATTCTAGAAAAATAATTGACACTATTGTTAAAAATAAAGAAATCACATATGGTGTTAATACAGGTTTTGGTTCTTTGGTCAAAGTTAGTATTCCAGAAGATGAGGCACAGAGATTACAAGAAAATTTAATTAGAACGCACTCTTGTGGTTTTGGCAATAACTTTAAAGAAGACGAAGTAAGAGCAATCATGTTAATTAGAATTAATTCATTGCTCAAAGGCTATTCTGGCATTCGTTTAACTACAATTAATACACTAGTGGAAATGTTGAATAAAAATCTTATACCATATATTCCAGAAAAAGGGTCCCTAGGTGCATCTGGTGATTTAGCACCGTTATCTCACATGGTTCTTCCAATGTTAGGCTTAGGTCAAGCTTATTATGAAGGCGAGTTAATGGACGGAGAAGAAGCTATGGATAAAGCCAATATTTCTATTATTAATTTAGCTGCAAAAGAAGGTTTGGCTTTGATTAATGGTACGACAGTATTAACTGCAATCGGTGCTTTAGCTACATATGATGCAGGTGTCTTACTAAAACTATCTGATATTGCAGGTGCCCTTTCTTTAGAAGTTCATAATGGAATAATAGATGCATTTAGTGAAGAAATCCATCTAATCCGACCACAAAAAGGACAATTAGATACGGCTAAAAATATTCGGTCGTTGCTACAACAAAGTACCCTAACTACTGCTGCAACAGCTGAAAGAGTACAAGATGCGTATACTTTACGTTGCATCCCACAAATACATGGTGCTAGTAAAGATACCGTGGCTTATGTGAAAGAAAAAGTTGAAATTGAATTGAATTCTGTAACAGATAATCCGCTGGTTATGAGATCTGGTAAAGTTATTTCTGGAGGTAATTTTCATGGAGAGCCATTAGCCCAACCCTTTGACTTTTTAGGGATAGGCTCGGCTGAAATTGGAAATGTTTCAGAGCGTCGAATTGAGCGTTTAATTAATACTAATTTAAGTGGCCTACCATCATTTTTAGTTAAGCATCCTGGTTTAAATTCTGGATTTATGATCACGCAATATGCAGCTGCATCATTAGTATCTGAAAATAAAATTTTAGCACATCCAGCAAGTGTAGACTCAATACCTTCCTGTGAAAATCAAGAAGATTTTGTAAGTATGGGGACAATTGCAGCTAGAAAAGCGAGAGACATTTTAGATAACTCAACACGAATTGTTGCTACTGAAATTATGGCAGCGTGTCAGGCAATTGATTTTATACTAGATAAAGGCACACTTGGAGTAGGCAGTAAGGCTGCTTATGAGACATTTCGACATTCTGTTAAATTTATTGAAAATGATCAAGATATTCAAATGTTCAATGAATTAGAAAAAGCGACAGATTTATTGAAAAATGGTGAGTTGTTAAGAGAAGTTGAAAAGAAAGTATCATTAATAATTTAA
- a CDS encoding YitT family protein translates to MKWTVAKERELVQKFVMNIFILLLYAFLYSMALNIFLQNGNIYAGGITGISQIITTLITQHTTGHVSLGLVYWSLNVPLLILGWFLINRKFLFYTITGVTFVSIAIELTPKVILISDPIICAIFGGAISGFSLGLALKHGLSTGGLDIILLSIRQLTGRSIGNISLIINGTIVIISGYIFGWPHMFYSILSILVASKTTDIIYTKYQKVQVMIITPYPDEIVKKIQEKLTRGITIIYHAQGAYTKQERGIIIMVMTQFEMDTLRGILEKSELEAFISISQNIEILSDFQEDLI, encoded by the coding sequence ATGAAATGGACAGTAGCTAAAGAAAGAGAACTAGTACAAAAATTTGTGATGAATATTTTTATCTTATTACTTTATGCTTTTTTGTATTCAATGGCTTTAAACATATTTTTACAAAACGGTAATATTTATGCAGGTGGTATAACAGGAATATCACAAATCATCACAACATTAATTACGCAACATACTACAGGGCATGTTTCCTTAGGATTGGTTTATTGGAGTTTAAATGTTCCGTTACTTATACTAGGATGGTTTTTAATCAATAGAAAATTTTTATTTTATACAATAACAGGTGTGACATTTGTGTCAATTGCAATTGAATTAACACCTAAAGTTATTTTAATATCTGATCCTATCATATGTGCTATTTTTGGTGGGGCAATCAGTGGCTTTTCCTTAGGGTTAGCTTTAAAACATGGGTTATCAACAGGTGGTTTAGATATTATATTATTAAGTATTAGACAATTAACAGGTAGAAGTATTGGCAATATTTCTTTAATTATTAATGGCACAATAGTTATTATATCAGGTTATATATTTGGCTGGCCACATATGTTTTATAGTATTTTATCAATTTTAGTTGCTTCTAAAACAACAGATATTATCTATACAAAGTATCAAAAAGTTCAAGTTATGATTATAACACCATATCCAGATGAAATTGTTAAAAAAATTCAAGAAAAATTAACTCGAGGAATTACAATCATTTATCATGCGCAAGGAGCGTATACAAAACAAGAAAGAGGTATTATTATCATGGTAATGACACAATTTGAAATGGATACATTAAGGGGGATCTTAGAAAAGAGTGAATTAGAAGCTTTTATAAGTATTTCGCAAAATATTGAGATATTAAGTGATTTTCAAGAAGATCTGATCTAA
- a CDS encoding DsbA family oxidoreductase has protein sequence MKIDIWSDFACPFCYIGERRLQKAINLFPYKDDITVSFKSFELDPTASNYTGIGITEALAQKYDVSVEEAAAMNQQIAEQASGVSLDFDFDKMKPTNTRNAHRLAKYAAIKGLEAELVEKLFQAYFTEGKVLSDLDVLVEIGTSIGLEEAELKTVLNNPDAFVREVCLEEEAAGKLGINSVPFMVINDKYVIKGAQPLATFSGALQQVWEEEHPNPQFEELLSVNTESQYCEGGRCRFK, from the coding sequence ATGAAAATTGATATTTGGTCAGATTTTGCCTGTCCATTCTGTTACATAGGTGAACGCCGATTACAGAAGGCAATTAATCTGTTTCCATACAAAGATGACATAACTGTCTCATTTAAAAGTTTTGAATTAGATCCAACGGCTAGTAATTATACGGGGATAGGGATTACAGAAGCGCTTGCTCAAAAATATGATGTCAGTGTAGAAGAAGCAGCAGCTATGAATCAACAAATTGCTGAACAAGCAAGTGGGGTTAGTTTGGATTTTGATTTTGATAAGATGAAACCAACTAACACTCGTAATGCTCATAGATTAGCCAAATACGCTGCAATAAAAGGGCTTGAAGCAGAGCTTGTTGAGAAACTATTTCAAGCTTACTTCACTGAAGGGAAAGTGCTTAGTGATTTGGATGTTTTAGTAGAGATTGGAACAAGTATAGGCTTAGAGGAAGCAGAGTTAAAGACTGTGTTAAATAATCCAGACGCGTTTGTACGAGAGGTTTGTTTAGAAGAAGAAGCAGCTGGTAAACTGGGGATTAATAGTGTGCCATTTATGGTTATTAATGATAAATATGTCATTAAAGGGGCTCAGCCTTTAGCAACTTTCAGTGGTGCTTTACAACAAGTTTGGGAAGAAGAACACCCCAACCCTCAATTTGAAGAGTTATTAAGTGTTAATACAGAGAGTCAATATTGTGAAGGTGGTAGGTGTAGGTTTAAATAA
- a CDS encoding APC family permease, whose product MSIKAEIEESSIQNEDVKFSLNGATLYGINAVIGSGIFLLPQTIYRDLGPASLLAMVFDAILILLLAVCFAEVSGYFNKNGGAFQYSKAAFGDFVGFNVGLLGWFVTLISWSAMAAGFSKLLIVAFPTLEGKNTIISICLVIALSIINSLGIKTSKIFTISITIAKLIPIVAFTCCSLFFIKHGISKGNFTPFLQLSPGMTVSKAMAGTSLTVFYAFIGFEALPIVAGEMRNAKKNVPKAIIGSISIVSILYFVIIAGTIAMLGVGILETDAPVQDAFAEMIGPFGKWVISIGALISILGLNVGDSMMIPRYGAAISDEGLLPTIISKKNNKGAPIIAIAVSGVLTSLLLLSGSFEQLAELSVVFRFIQYIPSALAVIFLRKKNPNTNLTFKLPFGPLIPIIAILVSIWMLAFGASTISLLAGVIGIIVASIFYFILNKH is encoded by the coding sequence ATGAGTATAAAAGCTGAAATTGAAGAGTCAAGTATTCAAAATGAAGACGTAAAATTCAGTTTAAATGGTGCCACCCTTTATGGAATAAATGCAGTAATTGGTTCTGGTATTTTTTTATTACCTCAAACAATTTATAGAGATCTAGGACCTGCCTCATTGTTAGCGATGGTTTTTGATGCAATTTTGATTTTATTATTAGCAGTTTGTTTTGCTGAGGTATCCGGTTATTTTAATAAGAACGGCGGCGCATTTCAATATTCTAAAGCGGCCTTTGGCGATTTCGTAGGATTTAATGTAGGCCTCTTAGGTTGGTTCGTGACCTTAATATCATGGTCGGCTATGGCAGCGGGTTTTTCAAAATTGTTAATTGTCGCGTTTCCGACATTAGAAGGTAAAAACACTATCATAAGTATTTGTTTAGTGATAGCATTGTCAATCATCAATAGTTTGGGTATAAAAACATCTAAAATATTTACAATTAGTATCACTATCGCAAAATTAATACCCATTGTAGCTTTTACATGTTGTAGTTTATTCTTTATTAAACATGGCATTTCCAAAGGGAATTTTACACCATTCTTGCAACTAAGCCCAGGTATGACTGTTTCTAAAGCCATGGCTGGAACATCTCTAACAGTTTTTTATGCCTTTATTGGATTTGAAGCCCTTCCAATTGTTGCCGGTGAGATGAGAAACGCTAAAAAAAATGTTCCTAAAGCTATTATAGGTTCAATAAGTATTGTTTCAATCTTATACTTTGTGATTATAGCAGGAACTATAGCGATGCTTGGCGTTGGTATTCTAGAGACAGATGCGCCGGTCCAAGATGCTTTTGCAGAGATGATTGGACCATTTGGGAAATGGGTCATTTCTATTGGGGCATTGATTTCGATATTAGGATTAAATGTAGGTGATTCTATGATGATTCCGAGATATGGTGCTGCAATTTCAGATGAAGGGTTGTTACCAACCATTATTTCTAAAAAAAATAATAAGGGAGCACCTATTATTGCGATAGCTGTTTCTGGTGTACTGACTTCTTTATTATTACTAAGTGGTAGTTTTGAGCAATTGGCAGAATTAAGTGTTGTTTTTAGATTTATTCAATATATTCCATCAGCTTTAGCAGTGATCTTTTTAAGAAAGAAAAATCCGAATACTAATTTGACCTTTAAATTACCTTTTGGGCCACTTATCCCGATTATTGCTATTTTGGTAAGTATTTGGATGCTTGCATTTGGTGCCAGTACAATAAGTTTATTAGCAGGTGTTATTGGTATTATTGTGGCTAGTATCTTTTATTTCATATTAAATAAACATTAA
- a CDS encoding HutD family protein, whose translation MKMGILQDYFKMNRYVEKKYIVKEEYVSTEWTGGITTELYRSPVENDPSNNQSFDFRLSTASISKKNSDFTKLAGYNRIIMSLDKPLVLDHPETSKAKKIHLKPLEAYFFSGDIETRSYGLCQDINLIYKKEINAKMVVIKNSDVKIITDKDSIHLIYAIKSSKITINYKNKSVEDLMIYSGDTVVLEIGMTINYFSIHANSLLILSELSKNQ comes from the coding sequence ATGAAGATGGGGATATTACAGGATTATTTTAAAATGAACAGATACGTTGAAAAAAAATACATTGTTAAAGAAGAATATGTGTCAACGGAATGGACCGGCGGTATAACAACAGAGTTATACCGTTCACCGGTAGAAAATGATCCTTCTAACAATCAATCCTTTGATTTCAGATTATCAACAGCAAGTATTTCAAAAAAAAATAGTGACTTTACTAAATTAGCAGGCTATAACCGGATTATTATGAGTTTGGATAAGCCATTAGTCTTAGATCATCCTGAGACATCTAAAGCTAAAAAAATCCATTTGAAACCTTTAGAAGCCTACTTTTTTTCAGGCGATATTGAAACTAGAAGTTATGGTTTGTGTCAGGATATTAATTTGATATATAAAAAAGAAATTAATGCCAAAATGGTAGTTATTAAAAATAGTGACGTAAAGATAATTACGGATAAGGATAGTATACATCTAATATACGCAATCAAAAGCTCTAAGATTACAATCAACTATAAAAATAAATCGGTAGAGGATTTAATGATTTATTCAGGAGATACAGTTGTTTTAGAAATAGGAATGACTATAAACTATTTTAGTATTCATGCTAACAGCCTATTAATTTTATCTGAATTATCTAAAAACCAATGA